GGAATGCTAAAGGCTCTTATGCAGATCCCAAAGGTCCCGATGCTACCGCAGAAATGCTGCGCTTTTTCAAATCACTCTCAACCTCAAAGGTTTGATATGACTTACCATTCTTTGACATTCGACGCTGTTTCCGAAGCAACACCCGGTCCGAAATGGGCGGCGCGCTGGGCACGTTCATGGCCCGCGTATGAGCCATGGTTCGTGGCCCGCGGCGGTGATGCAGGACCATCTCGTCAGGCCTGCGCAGAGGCGCTCGAAAGCCACATGCCGGAACTGGTCGAAACCTACGACCGGCTTGTGGCTATTGCAGGCGGGGGTGATCGGGCCGCACGCTTTCTCTCCACTTGGTGCCCGCCGAGCTATTTGGGAGGCTGCTCACTCGCCTGCGCGGTGTCCGCCGACGATATACGCTTGGTCCGCAACTACGACCTGTCGCCTGACCTGAATGAGGGGCTTTTGCTCCACACTGCATGGCGCGGCAAAAAGGTAATGGGGATGGTCGAGTTTCTCTGGGGGCTCTCCGACGGCATCAATGAGGCGGGACTGTCCATTGCGCTGGCCTACGGGGGCCGGCAGGAAACAGGTGAGGGCTTCGGGATTACCACGATCCTGAGGTATGTGTTGGAGACCTGCGAAAACGTCGATGATGCCTTGGCCGCCCTTCACCGTGTCCCGTCGCATATGTGCTACAACATTCTGGTGGCGGATGCCGGTGGTAATGCAGCTTCGGTAGAGGTCTACGCCGGAGGAGGGGCAAAAGAACAACCGCTTCCCATCGCTACGAACCATCAAAACGATGGCTCGACACCGGATCGCGGTGACTTCACTCAGACCCATAAACGCGCAGCACACCTCAAATCGGTTCTGGACGCTGATCCGATACCTGCCAGCCTTGTAGAAGACTTCTTGGCGCATCCCTTACGACAAGACCGCTACGGTGAGGGGTTCGGAACGCTGTTCACGGCAGAATACAAACCCCGACAAGGGGCGATGATGCTTCATTGGCAGGGCGAGAATTGGACGCAGTCGCTTGATAGTTTCTACGAAGGCCAGCGCGTCATTACCTATGGCGGTAACACCGCTCCGACGGCACCCCTCTATGATATTGACTGGGTCGCAATTGGTCAGGCCTACGCGCGGGGCGATTATCCCGATTGGCGCAGCTTCGTCTCCGGTTGGTCAAACGCTGCTTGATCGAAGAGGGCCGCAAGACAGCATAAAGTATGCGCTCTTGCGGCCCCGTCTGTCCAAGTCGCTTGATATTAGGTCAGGGTATAAAACCTCGGAAAGGCTACGCAGCGCGCGTTGAACTCTGGCGCATCGCAATGATCTGCCTGCCCAGAACCAGCAGCGCGATACATAGCCCGATCCACATGATGACCGGCGATTTCCATAGGATCAGGACCGCTACAGCAATCCGCAGCATGCTTTCGAACTTGCTGATGGCGATAAGGTCAAAGCGCGCCAGCGCAGAGGCAAGAAGATACAGCGCAATCACAAGCCTTGCGCCTAGAAAGGCCAGGGCAGGCCAATCAACAACGCCTGTGTATCCTTCGATCAGGCTCCGCTTTCCCGCAGCGTCAGTGATTGTCACCGCTTCTTCGATCAGCAAAAGCTCGGGATACCATGCAAAAACGAACGGGATGGTGAACATCACCACACCGACACGAAGGGCGGCAATGCTTGTGCGCATCGGCTCTGTCCGGGTGATCGAGGCGGCAGCAAAAGCGGCAATTGCCACTGGCGGTGTGATCGCGGAGGCCACTGCAAAATAGAAGACAAACATGTTCGCTGTGAAAAAGCTGACACCAAGATTGGCGAGCAGTGGCCCCAAAAGCAGGGCAACATTCACATAGGCAGGCACCGTGGGCATGCCCATGCCCAGCAGGATTGAACACAACATCGCGCAGACCAGTGCGAGCATCAGATAGACCCCACCGACAATCTCGACCTCGACTCCAAAAAGGGTAATCTGTGTCGCGTTCTCCAGCCATGCCGTGACGGAGCGGGTCAGCTCCCCCGTAAGGCCACTTTCATTCAGAAAGGCAGATATGATCGAAACCGCAAATAGCAACAAAAACAGCCGCGATATCAGGATGCCGCCCTCTGCAACAGAAACCAGAACCTTCGACGGCGCAGCGCGTGTTTCAGGATCAAGGAACAGCAGCGGCAACAGGACCGCGACAGCCCACCATCCAGCCGACACAGCATCGCCAGTGCCGTTCACCAGCGTCTGTGTAACGCCGCTGGGCAGAATGGAAGCCAGAAAGCCGGAGCCGATGGCATCTTTGCTGCCCAGAAGCAGGCAAAGGATCGTCAAGATCGGGACGCAGATGATAATCAGGTTAAGCCAGTCCTGCCGCACCATAACCAGATCATCCGGTACTTCCCGCATGGCCTGCACTTTTTCGCGCCGGGCCTGAAACATAACCGCGAGAAAGATCGAAAAGAAGAAACAGACCGCTGGCAGGAAAGCGGCTGTAATCACCTTGGTATAGGGAACTGCGGTCAATGCCACCAAAACAAAGGCCGCAACACCCATAACCGGCGGCATGATCTGCCCGCCTGATGACGCTGCCGCTTCGACACCACCAGCAAACTGCGGGCTGAAACCGTTGCGGCGCATCATCGGAATGGTCAGCCGTCCAGTTGACAGCACGTTTGTCACAGGTCCGCCGGTTATGGTGCCAAACATTGCGGAGGACACAATGGCCGCATGGGCAGGACCCCCGCGCAGATTGCGCGTCATACGTACAGCCAGTTTGATAAGCGATGTGCCACCAGCCGAAGAGCCGAACAATGCGCCGAGGATTACATAGGGGAAAACCTGATTGACGATAATGTCCATGAACCGCCCCATGAAACCGTCGGGCGTGATGAAAATGTTGGTGCTTTTCTGAATGGCGGCGGCCAAGGCATCACCGCCATCGGCCCCCAGTTTTGTCAGCAAAAAGTTGTTGGTGCTCAAGTCGAACACCCAGATCAATGCGGTGGCAACCGTATAGATCACGACGACGCTCGCGACCGCCACCAGCGGGGCACCCCAGACGCGGATATTATACAAAAAAAACAGAGTGATGATGGTGAAAAGCAACGGGATGATCCAGACACCGAACCGTGCTTGGCACGATGGTACCTCCGCATCAAAGCTCATGCCCGGTATCACGTTGGCAGACCGCTCCGCCGCTTCTTTGATCAGCCGTGCCCTTTCACCGGTGAGCTGGTCAACCAGACATACGGAATCGATCTCTACCCAGAAACCGACGGCAGCCAGAACCGCCGCAAATACAAGACCGCCATCCAGCAAAGCGCCCAACCAGGCCCGCGAGGGGTTTGTATCCCGCCAGGCGCGATAGATGCTGGCATCAAGCGCCACAATCACCATCATCAACACGAAAATCGGTGGGTAGAGGTACTCGGGAGGGAAGCTGGAAACGCGGAAAAACTTGATTCCGGTAACATCTCGCGCCCAGTCCTGAAGGCCTGCGATTTCCGGCATGGTGTTCAACATACCGACAACAACAAGGATCACTGCAAGAACAAGCGCAAGCCGTTGGCTAAACCGCCGTGGCTGGGGAAGATCAGTCATGTTTTGAGTACCCTAGAGGACCGCGAACCTGCCGCGATCCTCATGAAGCAATTATTTAAAGGCGCCCGTGTTACGGGCGAAGGCAATCGGCAACCGCGTGGCCGGCATCTTCATACGCGCGAACAGCGCCGGGATGCAGGCGCATATCGACCGCGCCACACACGCCCTGGCTGGTGCCGTCAAGATCGCCAAAGGTCATGAACAGGTATGGGCCACGGGGGGATCCCGTCTCAAATCGGGCCTGTCCTTCGAGGTAGGCAGTGGTGATTTTGTAGACGAGGTCCTCATCTAGGTTCGCAGGCACGATCTGGGCAAACGCAGTGGCATAGCTGTCAAAGGTGTCGTCATCGGTGACGATCGTGATGTCATTGCCGGCATAGGCCGCGCGGTATTCCTCAACCGGTACGGAGTAAGGTGCATGACCGGGTGCTGACGCGATCTGCTGGCCCAATTCGCTGTTCAACAAATCAGACGGAATGTCGTAAATTTTCGTGGCGCCTGCTGCGGCAATTGCTATCTGGCGGCCGGACGGCAAACCTTCGGGGATGGTCCAGCCATCAGCGCCACCTCCTGTGATCGTGGAAACCGTGTCTGGCCAAGGGCTTTGAACGCTTTCGTATCCTTCTCCGTCGTCTTTCAAACCGGCAAGAAGCTGTACAGTTGCGCGGCCTGACGTCAGTGCCGCGCCGCGTGGCGGGCCGTTCCAGATGCGCATACCCTCAAGGTTGCGGATGTCGGAAATTGCACCGCTGTCATAGTGACCGAAGATCTGGGCAGAAGCGGCGGTAAAGAAAATGGCGCGCAGATTGCCTGCAAGTTCAGCACCGCGATCCGGTCCTATGCCGCTGTATGGGCCAATGCCTTTCGCCAGCAGGAAGGGCAGGATCAGCGGCGCAGGTGCCATGTCCAACTGACCTTCTGCCACAGCCTGTACCGAGTTTGTGAGTGTCGCACCTTCAGTGATCTGAAGCGTGGCAATGCCCGCGCTTTCCAGTACTGCCGCAAGCGTGGTGTCGATGTAGTGCGGTGTTGACCCTGGCGATGTAGTTTCTGCCGTGAGCGTTGCCTGTGCCAGCGCGGCGACAGGCGTCATCAAAAGTCCTGCCGCTACAACGGACTTTGCGATCATGTGTTTGAACATGTATTCCTCCCTGGTTTTGCCACCGCCTCCACACGGTCACGTCCCGAGCTTACAAAATTTATGTGACTTGTCACGTAAATAATTTACTGCTCTACTTCCTGTCATGGAGGAATAGATGGCCAATGATTTGAGCAGGACCCGCGCAGAGAGGGTCGCGCACCGGAAATCACATCAGGAGGCGAATATCTTCAGTCGGCTTGCCGCTGCCAGTGCTACCTCTCGGGCGCATGCACAAAGGTTGCTGAAGCAATCCAGCGGCCTGTCGATTGTAGAGTGGCGCGTTCTTTGGGATTTGTCGGAAGCGCAACCGCTAAGCGTGCGGGATTTTGCAAACATCCAGCGCAATGACCATTCGCTGATCAGTCGCGCTTTGCCGCAAATGCAAAAAAAGGGATATCTGGTCCTTTCCCAGGACCCGAATGACAAGCGTCAAACCCTCGTGACGCTGACAGAGAAAGGGCGCGCCGCATTCGATCAGGCTGCACCCATCATGAAGGCGAGGCGCGACATGCTCCGTGCGACCTTCACAGCTGAAGAAGCTTCACTTTTCCTCACATTCATCGAGCGGTTCGAGAATAGTCTTGAACCATCCTCGGGTCAGAAGAATATCGAAACGGAGTGAACGTGGCCGAAAAACATCCGAACGTTCTGTGGATCATGGCGGATCAATTGCGCTTTGATTACCTTAGTTGCTACGGGCATCCCCACCTGCACACGCCCCATATTGACGCGTTGGCCAAGCGGGGTGTGAAGTTTAACAAGGCTTATGTTCAGTCTCCGGTATGTGGACCGTCACGGATGTCGGCCTATACGGGGCGCTATGTCCGCAGCCATGGTTCCACCTGGAACGGAATGCCCCTGCGGGTGGGCGAGCCGACCTTGGGCGACCATCTGCGCCAAAGCGGCGCGCGGGCGGTTCTTGTGGGAAAAACTCACATGACCGCGGATGCAGAGGGCATGGCATGGCTGGGTATCGACCCCAAAAGCGAAATCGGGGTCAGTCGGTCGCAATGTGGATTTGACCCTTTCGAGCGCGACGACGGCCTGCATCCCGACAGCCTGAGGCAGAACTGGTCAGCCTATGACGATTACCTAGAGGCGCAGGGATACAAGAGTGATAACCCATGGGGTGACTTCGCAAATTCTGGAAAAGATGCGGATGGCGATCTGCTTTCGGCTTGGTTGCTGAAAAATTCCCGCCTTGCCGCAAATGTCCCCGAAGAGCATTCCGAAACCGCTTATATGACCGACCGAGCAATCGCCTTTATGCAAGGGGCAATAACTGACGACCGGCCGTGGGTGTGCCACCTGAGCTATATCAAACCCCACTGGCCCTACATTGTGCCTGCTCCCTACCATGACATGTATTGCGAAAGGGATATCGTAGACCCCGTTCGCTCCGACGCAGAACGTGATACCTCCCATCCCTTGATGCGGGCCTACCTTGATGCGCGCGTCTGCAAAAGCTTTTCGCGGGATATGGTCCGCGAACACGTAATCCCCGCCTACATGGGGCTGATCAAACAGCTCGACGATAATCTGGGGCGGCTATTTGCGTGGATGGAGAGCAAAGGGCTGAGCGATAATACGATTGTCGCATTTACCTCGGACCATGGTGACTACATGGGGGACCACTGGATGGGGGATAAAGATTTCTATCACGAAATGGCGGTCAAAGTGCCTCTGATCATCGCCGATCCTCGTCCCGAAGCAGACCGGACACGCGGTAGCGTCAGCGAGGACTTGGTCGAGATGATTGATCTGGCACCCACATTTATGGCGGCCACCGGATGCCCCCCGAAACCTCATATCGTTGAAGGCCGCGACCTGACCCCGATCCTGCATGGCAAGCAGGGCTTCTCCCGGCGCTACGTCATCAGCGAGCATGACTACCACTGGTCGGAGATGGCTCGGACGCTGGAGGTGCCGCAAGAAGACGCGCATACAACGATGATTTTTGATGGCCGTTGGAAGTACATCCGGTGTGAAGGATTCCGGCCTATCCTATTCGATCTTGTAACCGATCCGTCGGAGTTGACCGATTTAGGCGGATCAGAAGACACGACCCACATCGCGGCAAGAGCAAGGATGGAAAGCGCATTACTGACGTGGGCGACACGACATCATAGCCGCATCACGGCCACATCGGAGGTTCTCGACAGGCAAAAGAAGTCGGCCCAAACAGGCATCCTGATCGGGTTCTGGGATGAAGCCGAGTACGAGGAGGCCAGCGGCATCGCATTTCGTGACCTCAAACCAGTGGGGCGGCCCTAGACTTCAGGCCACTGCAAAACACCTTACTACCCACGCACATGTGTATCGAAAAACGCGATGGTCCTCTTCCAAGCAAGTGACGCAGCTTCTTCGTCGTATCGGGGTGTCGTGTCGTTGTGGAAACCGTGGTTCACTTCGGGGTAAAAGTGGACGCTGAATTCTTTCTGTGCCGCCTTCAACGCCTCTGAATAGGCAGGCCATCCCGCATTGATCCGCTCATCAAGTCCGGCATACTGAATCATCAAAGGGGCCTTGATCGCAGGCACATCTTCAGCTGCGGGCTGCCTGCCGTAGAACGGAACAGAGGCTGCCAGATCGGGATAGGCCACGGCGAGCGCATTGCATACGCCACCGCCATAGCAAAAGCCGACGGCACCGACTTGGCCTGTGCTGTCATGATGGTCGCGCAGGAATTCAAAAGCGGCAAAGAAGTCTTCCATGAGTTTGGCCCCGTCCAGACTACGTTGCATTTCGCGACCTTCCTCGTCTGTGCCGGGATAACCTCCCAAAGGGCTAAGCCCGTCAGGACCAATCGCAAGGTATCCGGCCTTGGCCGTGCGGCGGACAACGTCTTCGATATAAGGGTTCAGACCGCGGTTCTCGTGGACGACCAGCACAGCAGGTAGTCTGCCTGAAGCGTTTGCGGGTCGCGCCATCAATGCGTTAATCGTCCCGTGTCCGTCCGGGCTTTCATAGGTGGTACGTTCGGTCACGATATCGGGATCGTCTTCGGCAACCTGCTGTGCAAGGGCATAGTTCGGCTGCAACTGCTCAAGGATCATCGCACCGGTTACGCCGGCCACAGCGTATTTACCTGCTTGCGCGATAAAATCCCGCTTGCTCATTTTGCCGTGCACATAGCCGTCAAAAATCTCCAGAATGCGCGGATCGAAATCGCTGGCCTTCTTGCGCGGAGGCTGGGTCATCGAAAACTCCTTTCGGGTGAGAGAGCAGCCACCCAAGACTGCCTTCCCTCAACCCTAGAGGATTCGCATTTCCGCACAACAATTTCGTTTGCCATGCGCCGGGCCATGCCGAAACTGTGATGAGCAAGTATGTCCACCGCATTTCATTTGTGCAGGCTAGATGACTTCGTTCGTTCCGGTATCGGTCGGGCGACCTCCTCCAGCCCAGCGGCTCTGAAAAGACCTATACGAAACGGTTGACGATATTCTCAAGGATTTCCTGCCGTCCGGAACGGGGTTGCGGATCTATATTACCTTCCGCGACCAGCCCTGCGACCTCTGACAAATCCATCTTCAACATCGACTGGGCCGGCTCTCGCTGCCATCCTTCGTAACGGGCTTCGCGTGCACGC
The Sulfitobacter noctilucicola genome window above contains:
- a CDS encoding C45 family autoproteolytic acyltransferase/hydolase; this encodes MTYHSLTFDAVSEATPGPKWAARWARSWPAYEPWFVARGGDAGPSRQACAEALESHMPELVETYDRLVAIAGGGDRAARFLSTWCPPSYLGGCSLACAVSADDIRLVRNYDLSPDLNEGLLLHTAWRGKKVMGMVEFLWGLSDGINEAGLSIALAYGGRQETGEGFGITTILRYVLETCENVDDALAALHRVPSHMCYNILVADAGGNAASVEVYAGGGAKEQPLPIATNHQNDGSTPDRGDFTQTHKRAAHLKSVLDADPIPASLVEDFLAHPLRQDRYGEGFGTLFTAEYKPRQGAMMLHWQGENWTQSLDSFYEGQRVITYGGNTAPTAPLYDIDWVAIGQAYARGDYPDWRSFVSGWSNAA
- a CDS encoding TRAP transporter permease → MTDLPQPRRFSQRLALVLAVILVVVGMLNTMPEIAGLQDWARDVTGIKFFRVSSFPPEYLYPPIFVLMMVIVALDASIYRAWRDTNPSRAWLGALLDGGLVFAAVLAAVGFWVEIDSVCLVDQLTGERARLIKEAAERSANVIPGMSFDAEVPSCQARFGVWIIPLLFTIITLFFLYNIRVWGAPLVAVASVVVIYTVATALIWVFDLSTNNFLLTKLGADGGDALAAAIQKSTNIFITPDGFMGRFMDIIVNQVFPYVILGALFGSSAGGTSLIKLAVRMTRNLRGGPAHAAIVSSAMFGTITGGPVTNVLSTGRLTIPMMRRNGFSPQFAGGVEAAASSGGQIMPPVMGVAAFVLVALTAVPYTKVITAAFLPAVCFFFSIFLAVMFQARREKVQAMREVPDDLVMVRQDWLNLIIICVPILTILCLLLGSKDAIGSGFLASILPSGVTQTLVNGTGDAVSAGWWAVAVLLPLLFLDPETRAAPSKVLVSVAEGGILISRLFLLLFAVSIISAFLNESGLTGELTRSVTAWLENATQITLFGVEVEIVGGVYLMLALVCAMLCSILLGMGMPTVPAYVNVALLLGPLLANLGVSFFTANMFVFYFAVASAITPPVAIAAFAAASITRTEPMRTSIAALRVGVVMFTIPFVFAWYPELLLIEEAVTITDAAGKRSLIEGYTGVVDWPALAFLGARLVIALYLLASALARFDLIAISKFESMLRIAVAVLILWKSPVIMWIGLCIALLVLGRQIIAMRQSSTRAA
- a CDS encoding TAXI family TRAP transporter solute-binding subunit; protein product: MFKHMIAKSVVAAGLLMTPVAALAQATLTAETTSPGSTPHYIDTTLAAVLESAGIATLQITEGATLTNSVQAVAEGQLDMAPAPLILPFLLAKGIGPYSGIGPDRGAELAGNLRAIFFTAASAQIFGHYDSGAISDIRNLEGMRIWNGPPRGAALTSGRATVQLLAGLKDDGEGYESVQSPWPDTVSTITGGGADGWTIPEGLPSGRQIAIAAAGATKIYDIPSDLLNSELGQQIASAPGHAPYSVPVEEYRAAYAGNDITIVTDDDTFDSYATAFAQIVPANLDEDLVYKITTAYLEGQARFETGSPRGPYLFMTFGDLDGTSQGVCGAVDMRLHPGAVRAYEDAGHAVADCLRP
- a CDS encoding MarR family winged helix-turn-helix transcriptional regulator; this encodes MANDLSRTRAERVAHRKSHQEANIFSRLAAASATSRAHAQRLLKQSSGLSIVEWRVLWDLSEAQPLSVRDFANIQRNDHSLISRALPQMQKKGYLVLSQDPNDKRQTLVTLTEKGRAAFDQAAPIMKARRDMLRATFTAEEASLFLTFIERFENSLEPSSGQKNIETE
- a CDS encoding sulfatase-like hydrolase/transferase, coding for MAEKHPNVLWIMADQLRFDYLSCYGHPHLHTPHIDALAKRGVKFNKAYVQSPVCGPSRMSAYTGRYVRSHGSTWNGMPLRVGEPTLGDHLRQSGARAVLVGKTHMTADAEGMAWLGIDPKSEIGVSRSQCGFDPFERDDGLHPDSLRQNWSAYDDYLEAQGYKSDNPWGDFANSGKDADGDLLSAWLLKNSRLAANVPEEHSETAYMTDRAIAFMQGAITDDRPWVCHLSYIKPHWPYIVPAPYHDMYCERDIVDPVRSDAERDTSHPLMRAYLDARVCKSFSRDMVREHVIPAYMGLIKQLDDNLGRLFAWMESKGLSDNTIVAFTSDHGDYMGDHWMGDKDFYHEMAVKVPLIIADPRPEADRTRGSVSEDLVEMIDLAPTFMAATGCPPKPHIVEGRDLTPILHGKQGFSRRYVISEHDYHWSEMARTLEVPQEDAHTTMIFDGRWKYIRCEGFRPILFDLVTDPSELTDLGGSEDTTHIAARARMESALLTWATRHHSRITATSEVLDRQKKSAQTGILIGFWDEAEYEEASGIAFRDLKPVGRP
- the yghX gene encoding YghX family hydrolase — protein: MTQPPRKKASDFDPRILEIFDGYVHGKMSKRDFIAQAGKYAVAGVTGAMILEQLQPNYALAQQVAEDDPDIVTERTTYESPDGHGTINALMARPANASGRLPAVLVVHENRGLNPYIEDVVRRTAKAGYLAIGPDGLSPLGGYPGTDEEGREMQRSLDGAKLMEDFFAAFEFLRDHHDSTGQVGAVGFCYGGGVCNALAVAYPDLAASVPFYGRQPAAEDVPAIKAPLMIQYAGLDERINAGWPAYSEALKAAQKEFSVHFYPEVNHGFHNDTTPRYDEEAASLAWKRTIAFFDTHVRG